The Megalopta genalis isolate 19385.01 chromosome 12, iyMegGena1_principal, whole genome shotgun sequence genome window below encodes:
- the LOC143258719 gene encoding 3-oxoacyl-[acyl-carrier-protein] reductase FabG-like isoform X2, which yields MAFSGKVVLITGASSGIGAATAIHFAQLGASLLLTGRNVENLNAVAEKCKPNKPLILTGEVTNESDVKNIVETTIKHYGKLDVLVNNAGILESGSIENTSLEQYDRLFNINVRAIYNLTMLAVPHIVKSKGNIVNVSSVCGLRSFPGVLSYCMTKAAIDQFTKCVALELAEKQVRVNAVNPGVILTNLHKRSGMKEEQFQEFIEKSKDTHALGRAGDPMEVAKTIAFLASDDASFITGATMPVDGGRHAMCPR from the exons ATGGCTTTTTCTGGAAAGGTTGTATTAATAACAGGAGCTAGCTCTGGTATTGGAGCAGCAACAGCTATACATTTTGCCCAACTTGGTGCATCTCTGTTGTTAACGGGTCGTAATGTAGAAAATTTAAATGCGGTTGCTGAGAAATGTAAACCTAATAAGCCACTTATTTTAACTGGAGAAGTAACTAATGAAAGCGACGTGAAAAACATCGTAGAAACCACTATTAAGCATTATGGTAAATTAGATGTTCTGGTTAATAATGCTGGTATATTAGAAAGTGGCAGCATAGAAAATACATCACTGGAGCAATATGATAG attatttaatataaatgtacgagcaatatataatttaacaatGTTAGCTGTTCCTCATATAGTAAAATCTAAGGGTAATATTGTAAATGTTTCGAGTGTTTGTGGATTAAGGTCATTTCCAGGTGTCTTATCATACTGCATGACAAAAGCAGCAATCGATCAATTTACGAAATGTGTTGCTCTTGAGCTTGCGGAGAAACAA GTTCGAGTAAATGCTGTAAATCCTGGTGTTATACTAACAAATCTTCATAAAAGAAGTGGAATGAAGGAAGAACAATTTCAAGAATTTATAGAAAAAAGTAAAGACACTCATGCACTTGGTAGAGCAGGAGATCCTATGGAAGTTGCAAAAACAATAGCATTCCTGGCAAGTGACGATGCCAGTTTTATCACAGGTGCAACAATGCCTGTAGATGGTGGCAGACATGCCATGTGTCCTCGCTAA
- the LOC143258719 gene encoding 3-oxoacyl-[acyl-carrier-protein] reductase FabG-like isoform X1 — translation MFSLSPILQFKRTATRLVTVLLSAIYYKKDCSSRICYYICRGGTLFLSYFSIFAKMEVVRQKRAAIKGQIIGLYKAGFPSTNIATIMKCSERTVRKYIKSYREKGEEGLVDRRLYNAGRARKTTTQEDHAIIREMNQNPSQSASSVAANLDLQVCPSTVRSRLREAGYPFGRLPRKIRMQMAFSGKVVLITGASSGIGAATAIHFAQLGASLLLTGRNVENLNAVAEKCKPNKPLILTGEVTNESDVKNIVETTIKHYGKLDVLVNNAGILESGSIENTSLEQYDRLFNINVRAIYNLTMLAVPHIVKSKGNIVNVSSVCGLRSFPGVLSYCMTKAAIDQFTKCVALELAEKQVRVNAVNPGVILTNLHKRSGMKEEQFQEFIEKSKDTHALGRAGDPMEVAKTIAFLASDDASFITGATMPVDGGRHAMCPR, via the exons atgttctctctttctccaatTCTACAGTTTAAACGAACCGCCACACGGCTGGTCACTGTGCTGCTATCTGCCATCTATTATAAAAAGGATTGTTCCTCACGAATATGTTACTACATTTGTCGTGGTGGAACGCTATTTCTGAGCTATTTTTCCATTTTCGCAAAAATGGAAGTGGTGCGGCAAAAACGTGCCGCAATTAAAGGTCAAATAATCGGCCTTTATAAAGCCGGGTTTCCTAGCACGAACATTGCGACTATAATGAAGTGCAGTGAAAGGACGGTCAGAAAATACATAAAAAGTTATCGTGAAAAAGGGGAAGAGGGTCTCGTAGATAGACGGCTTTATAATGCAGGACGAGCGCGTAAAACTACTACACAAGAAGATCATGCTATAATCAGGGAAATGAATCAAAATCCTTCTCAAAGTGCGTCTAGCGTTGCGGCAAATCTTGATTTACAAGTGTGTCCAAGCACCGTGCGTAGTCGATTACGGGAAGCTGGATATCCTTTTGGTCGACTTCCACGTAAAATACGTATGCAG ATGGCTTTTTCTGGAAAGGTTGTATTAATAACAGGAGCTAGCTCTGGTATTGGAGCAGCAACAGCTATACATTTTGCCCAACTTGGTGCATCTCTGTTGTTAACGGGTCGTAATGTAGAAAATTTAAATGCGGTTGCTGAGAAATGTAAACCTAATAAGCCACTTATTTTAACTGGAGAAGTAACTAATGAAAGCGACGTGAAAAACATCGTAGAAACCACTATTAAGCATTATGGTAAATTAGATGTTCTGGTTAATAATGCTGGTATATTAGAAAGTGGCAGCATAGAAAATACATCACTGGAGCAATATGATAG attatttaatataaatgtacgagcaatatataatttaacaatGTTAGCTGTTCCTCATATAGTAAAATCTAAGGGTAATATTGTAAATGTTTCGAGTGTTTGTGGATTAAGGTCATTTCCAGGTGTCTTATCATACTGCATGACAAAAGCAGCAATCGATCAATTTACGAAATGTGTTGCTCTTGAGCTTGCGGAGAAACAA GTTCGAGTAAATGCTGTAAATCCTGGTGTTATACTAACAAATCTTCATAAAAGAAGTGGAATGAAGGAAGAACAATTTCAAGAATTTATAGAAAAAAGTAAAGACACTCATGCACTTGGTAGAGCAGGAGATCCTATGGAAGTTGCAAAAACAATAGCATTCCTGGCAAGTGACGATGCCAGTTTTATCACAGGTGCAACAATGCCTGTAGATGGTGGCAGACATGCCATGTGTCCTCGCTAA